Proteins encoded by one window of Acinonyx jubatus isolate Ajub_Pintada_27869175 chromosome X, VMU_Ajub_asm_v1.0, whole genome shotgun sequence:
- the TSR2 gene encoding pre-rRNA-processing protein TSR2 homolog: protein MMAGAGEDSRALFGAGVRAALEAWPALQIAVENGFGGVHSQEKAEWLGGAVVEYFFRNADLELDEVEDFLGELMTNEFDTVVEDGSLPQVSQQLQTMFHHFQRGDGAALKEMASHITQRKCKVRATAVTTARVTDEDDADSVEEMEVTAMNDGAATDGVCLQPESSGPDSQTIKEEDIVEDGWTIVRRKK from the exons ATGATGGCCGGAGCGGGGGAAGATTCTCGCGCACTTTTCGGGGCTGGCGTCCGCGCGGCGCTGGAGGCCTGGCCGGCTTTGCAG ATCGCCGTGGAGAATGGCTTCGGGGGCGTGCACAGCCAGGAGAAGGCCGAGTGGCTGGGGGGTGCAGTGGTGGAGTACTTCTTCCGCAACG CTGACTTGGAGCTAGATGAGGTGGAAGACTTCCTCGGGGAGCTCATGACGAACGAATTTGATACCGTTGTGGAGGATGGGAGTCTGCCCCAG GTGAGCCAGCAGCTACAGACCATGTTCCACCACTTCCAGAGGGGTGATGGGGCTGCTCTGAAGGAGATGGCCTCCCACATCACCCAAAGAAAGTGCAAGGTCAGAGCCACTGCAGTTACAACAGCCAGAGTGACGGATGAGGATGACGCGGACAGCGTGGAGGAGATGGAG GTCACAGCTATGAATGATGGGGCAGCTACAGATGGGGTTTGCCTCCAGCCTGAATCCTCTGGTCCAGACTCCCAGACTATTAAAGAAGAGGATATAGTGGAGGATGGCTGGACCATTGTCCGGAGAAAGAAATGA